GAAATCCTACTTTCTGCACAAATTActtaattaaagataaaataatacagAACATAAATACGTTTCAACAGCTTCCAAAACAAATCGAACGTGTTTAAGCTTCAaagacaaaacttaaaaaataaaataaaataaaacgaggGAAGCGTTAGTCCCAGCCAAACCTCGCTGGGTAGAGCCTGCGTTGTGGGAGCCCCTCTCAGCTGACGGGCTGGTCCCGAGAGGTGTGCTCCCACAGACGCATTCTCGCCAGGCTGCGGATGCCACTGGTCCCGTGGGCTCCCGGCGCGAGGCTGGCGGGGACCCGGGAGACGGGCGGCCGGAGACCCCGCGCCTCGtccctcctttttgttttgtgctgtgGCTGCCTCGGGTCCACTGAGATGCAATCCCAAGGGGCTGCTGTCTGCAGGGAAGCGGGCCCGACGGCCGTCCCCCGCGCAGTCACCAGTCACCGCCAAGAGCGAGCGACAAGGAAAAGAGGGCTTTGTTGGCCGAAGGGAGCGGGGAGATCTGGAAGCAACGGGGCGTCGGGCTCCAAGCGTGGCTGCCCGCAGACGTCAGCAGGCCCTTGCCCGGAGCCAccgtctcttctccctctgcacccctTCCGGAAGACCCGAGGCTCTGTCTTTGCTGAGATGAAGGTTCTCCCTCTCCGACGCCAGTCCCCCCCCACGGGCCACGGCGCCCTCAGGGTCTGCTCAGGGTAGTATACACAGGCTGGTCCCAGTTGCCGGGCGGGCTGTGGGCGGGCGGCACGGAGAGGCCGCTGAGCAGGGGCGAGGCGTAGGGCCGACGGGAAGGGTGGAAGTAGGGGCACTGGTAGAGGCTGGACGGGCAGCCGGGGTACGGGCTGTAGTAGCTGGGGGCCTGCAGGTCGGCGTAGTCGCACTGCGAGCTGGCGAAGGAGCTGGCGGCCGCGGCCGGGGCCGCCGTGGTGACGCTGGCCTGGCCACTGTAGGAGCCGTAGTCGGCGCGGCCCGGGGAACCGTGCGACTGGTCGCCGTAGTGGCTGGGGCTCAGCTGCTCCGTCTTGATGTGCGGCCGCGGGGGGCCCGTCTCGGTGGGCGACGCCGAGGCCGACGGGGCTCCCTTGTGGGCCCACACAGGGGACGCCCCGAGGCCGGCTGCCCCGGAGTGTGAGTAGGAGGCGCCCCCGTAGGAGCCGGCGGCGGGCTGGCCGGGCTCCGCGGGCAGGGCCGAGTGGCCGTTGAGGGGCAGGTACTGGTCGAACTCGTGCACGTCGAAGGTGTCCATGTTGCCGATGACCTCGCTGCTCAGCTCTGAGATGTCCACGTTGCTGAAGTCGATGTTCTGGCGCCCGCTGTCTGCCAGACGGCGGCCTTCCGGCTTCAGCTCCGGCTTGCCCCCGTGGTGCAGGTCCGTCTTGGGGGTGGTGGGCGGGGTGGGCGGCCCGTGGGTCTGCCCTGGGGACAGAGCACATTTCAGGCATGAATGC
This window of the Neofelis nebulosa isolate mNeoNeb1 chromosome 18, mNeoNeb1.pri, whole genome shotgun sequence genome carries:
- the SOX8 gene encoding transcription factor SOX-8, producing the protein MLDMSEARAQPPCSPSGTASSMSHVEDSDSDAPPSPAGSEGLGRAVGAGGGGRGDAAEAADERFPACIRDAVSQVLKGYDWSLVPMPVRGGGGGALKAKPHVKRPMNAFMVWAQAARRKLADQYPHLHNAELSKTLGKLWRLLSESEKRPFVEEAERLRVQHKKDHPDYKYQPRRRKSVKAGQGDSDSGAELGPHPSGAVYKADGGLGDAHHHGDHTGQTHGPPTPPTTPKTDLHHGGKPELKPEGRRLADSGRQNIDFSNVDISELSSEVIGNMDTFDVHEFDQYLPLNGHSALPAEPGQPAAGSYGGASYSHSGAAGLGASPVWAHKGAPSASASPTETGPPRPHIKTEQLSPSHYGDQSHGSPGRADYGSYSGQASVTTAAPAAAASSFASSQCDYADLQAPSYYSPYPGCPSSLYQCPYFHPSRRPYASPLLSGLSVPPAHSPPGNWDQPVYTTLSRP